A genomic segment from Sparus aurata chromosome 20, fSpaAur1.1, whole genome shotgun sequence encodes:
- the nubp2 gene encoding cytosolic Fe-S cluster assembly factor nubp2 — MEANNDGSMSQVRHVVLVLSGKGGVGKSTITTELALALRHAGKKIGILDVDLCGPSIPRMLSIGRPDVHQCDSGWVPVYTDAAKTLALMSIGFLLEDPDEAVVWRGPKKTAMIGQFVSDVAWGELDVLLVDTPPGTSDEHLAVLENLKKHSRVDGAILVTTPQAVSTGDVRREITFCKKTGIRILGIVENMSGFVCPHCSECSNIFSKGGGEELAKLTGSIFLGAVPLDPLLSTSIEEGKDFIQSFPDSATFSAISSISQTLLESLQTA; from the exons ATGGAAGCAAATAATG ACGGGAGCATGTCCCAGGTCCGGCACGTTGTGCTGGTCCTGTCGGGGAAAGGAGGGGTGGGCAAGAGCACCATCACCACAGAGTTAGCCCTGGCTCTCAGGCACGCTGGGAAGAAG ATTGGCATCCTGGACGTTGACCTGTGTGGACCCAGTATTCCCCGCATGCTGAGCATTGGCCGGCCTGATGTGCACCAGTGTGACTCGGGATGGGTGCCCGTCTACACGGACGCCGCGAAGACCCTCGCCCTGATGTCCATCGGCTTCCTGCTGGAGGACCCTGATGAAGCAGTGGTTTGGAGGGGGCCCAAGAAAACAG CTATGATTGGCCAGTTCGTGTCAGACGTAGCATGGGGAGAGCTGGATGTGCTGTTGGTGGACACGCCGCCGGGGACGTCTGATGAGCATTTGGCGGTACTGGAGAACCTTAAGAAACACAGCCGAGTGGATGGAGCCATTTTGGTGACCACACCGCAG GCAGTATCCACAGGGGATGTGAGGAGAGAGATCACCTTCTGCAAGAAGACAGGCATCCGCATCCTGGGAATCGTAGAGAACATGAGCGGCTTTGTTTGCCCACACTGCTCA GAATGCAGCAATATATTCTCAAAAGGCGGCGGTGAAGAGTTGGCCAAGCTGACGGGATCAATATTCCTGG gcGCTGTGCCCTTGGATCCTCTGCTCAGCACCAGTATAGAGGAGGGGAAGGACTTCATACAGTCATTTCCTGACAGTGCCACCTTCAGCGCCATCAGCAGTATATCTCAGACTCTGCTCGAAAGCCTCCAAACCGCATGA